ATAAATcatctttacatttttgctgACCATTTCCAAATGCATGCTGTGTTGTTTTAGatgttcaaatatattttttccttcGCTGGCAGATTCTTGCTTAAGTTGTCAAAtctatcaaaataaacatcaagtgtgcattcatttttgtcaaagttacatAATTGTTGTGAAGCAAACCAGTGCTGCAATAAGCAACAATAATATAACTTTGACataatgcaggtttaatgttcTCTGTGATGGATTAGATGATTCTAACAAGTTTAAAGATTCTGCTGATTTTCATGTTGTACAGAAATGAATGTAGACAAATGGCTGCCTGGAACAAAAGGAAGAAAACCCccaaaaatgtgaaacacacCAGCAtgatttacaaaatgtaaatagaaaacaaaagatattttcatttaatctcAAGTCTTGGGTACATTAATTGAGTACAATCAGATCAGTGTAACTAAACAAACCTGTGAACACATATATTAGGGTCAATATTAGTTATCAAAAAAGTTTAACCATGTTTAATTTCATCTTATGATGAAACAATTACTTGACTGTCTGATTAGTCAGTTGATAAAAGATGAACAAATTTAAtaattgagtttgtttttgtacttttaagtaatttataaaggggaaaaaaatccaaatatttgGTGcttcaagcttctcaaatatgaggatttgctgcttttgtctgttttatataattgtaaatgaCTGTCATTGAGTTTTAGACTCTTGTTAAGACAAACCAAGACTTTTGACAACATAAAATTGGGCTCTGGGAATTTGATTTAGTTAGAAAACAAtaggttttctgtcattttggatactaaattaatcaattaacccCCCAAAATTAATCAATAGATActgaaaatataacaaaataatagTAGCAGGTCTAATTTCCTCCACAGTAAGAACCAGTCAACATTACAAAAGTAATAGATGGagaataattatatattttattaaaacatgccATAAAAGAAATCTGACATAAATCAAACCTACGAACAATAACAAACAGGCAATATTgcacttgaataaaaatgaaaaaacaaacagattaagTTCACACCCTGGATCAAAGTGCTTACTGAAAAGTGTACAgtactaaaaatgtttttttgttttgtgttaacTTGGAAAAAACGCCGGTTTCAGCAGGATAAAACATTTCGACTACAGAATCCAAGAATGCTGGTTAACTGGTCTGAACACTACGACAGCTGTAATTAATTCTGCTGCCAATAAATAACGATCAATATGACCAATACTGTACATATCATGTCACATAGTTCAGAAGACAGATGGTCTGTTAGACTCACTACAATGACACAGAGACTCCCTCACATGTTAACAGGAAAATCACTTGAGTCCTCACCTAAACATcagttattatatttaaaacattagcCTGTGAGGCTCATATGgtggacatttttaaaacatcaataatTGATGGTGACATAGACCATGTGGCGCACAATTATTCAGGACATTTGCACATGTGCCAACCcattaaaaccttttttcccccccattcATGGGCTTTGTGGTGGATGTGAGTGCACTTAACTGTTACTTTAATTGAAGTTATTGCTGTAGAAAGAGTGAAAAAAGCTGTTTAAATTGTTAACTGTGTGCTCAAAAattccaacaacaacaaaaaaaaaatttaaattgcatatcatttccattttaagaTGATATGGTGCACTCAGTAATTATTTCACAAATCAAGGGAGATCCTGAGGGAATCTTAAAGCGTGTGTCAGAGTAGAGACGGCTGTGTCATCTTTATACAAGCCGGTGAACAAACAGCATATACAGtaacacataaaatatacagacaTGGACACATAATTACAGCAGGAACGAAGCACAAGTGTTGAGTCAGagcaacagacacagagagagtgagtgaaggtAACAGTACATCAACGTTTTACAGTATTAGTCATTTGTGTTGCATCGTTGTCTGGGCCTCCTTTTATTACAGTAGATGTGAGTTTCTGTTGCAGGATGGATGTGTTGGGTAAAAGGGGGGCGGAGGGGGGAGTTACCGTCACACAGTGAGGGGCACTAAGCCAGGGGAGGAGGCAGCAGGAGGGGCGGTGATGGCTGTCAGGGTACCAGTTTCCAGTCCGttcactgtcctgctgctgaaaaaaaaaataaaacaagagacTGACATCAACCCAGGAAGGTCAAAACGTTAGATGGATTAATGATGATACCAGAACCAATGGCCAACTAACCCATTACCTGCCGCTGACATGATAATGGTCTGTTCTGGATTAAGTTATTCTTAACAgtgattctgttgtttttaaagcactgcaTGGACTGGTACCAGATTATCTTTCTGAACCCCTCATCACTCAGATCTGCTGATCAATCACTGCTGTGAAATAGTTTGAAACATCAATTCATGCCAACCTGAGCAAATATGCATCTTTCTATTGATGTTGGAAGTTATCACGCCATGTCTAAAATTCGCTTtacattctgtctgaacacacgcTGAGATTACAATTATGACATAAACCAAAATGTTGACTCTAAGTAAATAATAAGTCAAAAAATGTACTTACTAATTCCAAATTATGCGAAAAGTATggcaagtcaaaatgttttttttaaaaaccccaAATCGAAAGTCAAAATTTTGACATACTTCCTCTCTCATAAATTTGATTCACCATTTTTGTCTCTGtaacatttcatcttttttttcttggcagAAATGGCTTGACAGAGATTCCATAAGTAGGATGGAGATGGgaattacagtaaaaattaatcaaattgTCAGATAAACCTCTCATGTCCTTCTTAATGCCAGTCTCTCAGTTTGACATAAGCTTCAGTGTTTACAATCACTGTCAAATCTCCACCTCAGATACACTGACACTTTCCAGTAGCTGCTGCCAACACAGCACAAAGCACTgacctgagcagcagcaggtcacAATGTCATTCTGTCCTCATTATTTACTCAAACTGTCTCCATCTCACACACTAGGGACGCTACAACTACTAGATGGATGACTTCATGTGCTGCTAAAAATGGGACTTTATCTCAGAAACTGGGAAGGAAGTTTGAGGGTTATCCTGACAGACCGGTTGAACCGCTTCCTTTTGTGAGTCGTAGTTGGACCATGATCAGTATTTGTAGCGTGGTTTAGGCCTGAGTCATGACTCTGGGAAGCTTTCACACAACAAAAATTGCTTCAacacaattaattaaaatgtaaatagtaGAAAAATAATGATCAAAAGGAGATAATTATGTGAGATCAAATGGCTTTTTCAAACCTGTACATGAACCTGCCTGCCCTGACGCCCTTGTGGTTACGCGTTTCAATATGTATAATCTGCCTCTttactctctctcacacagcaGAAACACTATACACTGTCACACTGCCAGTCCCTGCTCTCACCAGCGGCCTTACACAATAAGTAACTGTTGTCAACACAATAGATAGGACAGTGACACAGCAGCATAAAATGAGACGGAACAGCACTTTTACCAATAAATATGATTGACTATTAAAGAATAAGagtaaaaccaaaaatgaattgatcctaTCAACAAGTATCATTCGTGTATCCAAACCTGATATATCTCATTCCACTGTGCTGCAGCTCCAGAGTCTAAAACTACACTATCAGCTCTGTGAGGCGACTGACATATCACGttttaagctgatatgttgaacttgttagcaaacagttgcttatttctgCATCCAGCatttacggagcaacattatcatttatttggagatgtgtttctgtccacctggtgaaaataagtccaatattctctctcttctagttgtttttgctctctaccaactcctgagggaaatatctggctctttagctgctaaatgctccactatgttcaccagttagtccacagccatttggtgctgagcaggtagtgtacactgggtttttagagctttttcactgaaaacagctgcctgctgcggcagAAAACTACACTagagtgctgagagtgaaccaaaacagtaaagttgcagccagacagctaaacaatgagctgaaactcgttATAAACCTCCGTTGCAGAGTCGCTGCTACTTTAcagaatcaccaaagtcattacagttcatcctgaggggaacatgaatgtctgaaactaatttcatgacaatccatccagttGTAGAGaaatttaactgtaaaatacaatcgatggtggcactagaggacAAGTCAAAGGATAACCAAcatcattaggattcatcatctggagaccatgaataaCTGTGCTAAATTtaatagcaatccatccaagaGTCGTGGAGATATTCCAGTCTGGACCATAGTGGTGGACCAACTGCATCCCTTGAACCAcaccgctagcatggctaaaaactaCAGCTATCTTAggaattactgagccttttttcaaaatttaactatatatttgtgaccaaAAGATTCAAGTCTTCAGAAGAAATCAATTGAACTGGAACTGAGTGCTGCTGACAGGGTAGGGAAATTTTGTTTGTAGGGAAgtagttttggtcttttcatcagatttattgaaaataacaaaaatatagactaAAACCAGGCTGATCCTTTAATGACAAccagtagtagcagtagcagtagtttCACTTTCATCAAGTTTCTCTTGCATCAGGCTTGTGACAAAACTTGCTTGTTTTTTACTCCTATACATAAAAGCTCTTGATGTTAGTTAAGAGCTTTAATTAACTGCTCACACTCATACATAGGCAAGAAAGACATCTGTTAGGTCAGCTTAGAATATAAAAGGCAAGGGGGAAATACCAGCACCATTACATCACTACCACCATCACCTCCACCCTTGAATAGTTAGTGGCGAGGTCATCTAACCAACAGTCATGGTTATTTCTACTGTATGAGCTCTACATGGGAAAAGAGCCTTGTTATaatcagcagcagcatgcaTGCACCCCACCACACTCAGTTAACAGGCGGAGGAGCTACAATTACCCAGAATCAATGCAGGGAATGTGACCATCTCTGTCCTGCTGGGAAAAATGCACACAGGTCTCAGATACCTTCGTCATCCAACACATCATCATCCACATCACATAATCTTTTATCATAAGACATCctgaaaacacatctgacagGAATGATCTATCACATTTCACCGTAGGATTCTTGTCATAAATTAGCCCTGACTCATGACTAAGAGAGGAAAGATGTAAGAGCAAAGGCAGGTGGGTGTTTGGTTTCACTTACGCTTTGTCAAAATATGATGTATGGAGTGACTGCGAGTAGTTGGCTGTGTTTGCGTTGAGGATGTTGCTGTTCTCAAGAGCGTACGCCTTCCTAGCCTTCTGGTCCTTGGCAAAGTTCCTGCAAGCAGCGAGTTTGGACTCCAGAGCCTGAGGGGAGATATAAACAGAAGATGATGCTCTCCTTCACACTGGAAACACAGGGACTTTCTACAGGGAGTGGGAAGAGAAAAGGTGAcctgaaactgatggataaacAGAGatactgtacagtgtttttGAGTGCAGTAACGCAGAATGACTCACCCCAACTTTCCGGAGTAAATCACTGACGATGTTGAGGGCTGATATTCTTGCAGAGGGAGTTAATGGTGAGTTGCTGCTGTAGCCATTTGAAAGCACTGTACAGAGGAGGGTGaatgaaaaagatgaatcaGAAGATGACGTTTTCACTGTGAATGTCAATGCATCCCAAGAGCAACTAGCATGGATAAAAATACACCAACATGTATTGGCACACTCTCATTCCTCGCTGTTTtaacaaactgtatttttacgGCTTTtttatcatggatgtattataagaccTGGATATTAGACTCAAAGATGGCACCCATTCCATCGAATGAAAATTTGTAGTTTGGGGCATAAATCCAAAAAGTTTTCTTGATTTTGGGTTTGGCTCCAGTTTGCGTGTCCCACTGCACGTGGTCCCGCTCAGCCCGCAGACTTTGTGTTGGAATGACTTCACAAACgttaaaatcacttttctagCAAATCCAAAACTTTCATGGcttaaaaattcataatacaAAGAGTAATAATTGGCATTGTTAGCAGTTTGTGGTATCCtttaaacagttttacagacttCTCTTTTATAATGGGGATTTTTCTCATTACACTACCGCAAGTGGCCACTGGGGGAGATTGGCACAATGCTGAGTAGTGGAGCCATATCCAGCTCTCTTCATACAGCCATGCCTTTTAATCTTAACCATTGACTTGTATTCCTGGAATTGGATATTTTATACCACACCCTACCCATAAATAAAGGCACAttctttccttttaaaaatcACTTCTCCCTCCCTAGATGTGTccatacatgaaaacaacagcaggCTTCAGGGCTCTTAAGTACAAAACATCTCAGATTTCAGAGTTTGTACCTgcatgctgaaaaaaaaaaaaaaaaaaaaaagccctcaAGGGAAGACAGGCTGCACGTACCTGTTGGGTTGGCAAAGGCGTTGTCCAGACCTTTACTCAGTGGGgtggcagggagagagagagaggcctgtACCGCAGTGTCCATCTTCTCATTGTCCTGTGTGGGCGAACTTGGAGCGGACATCCTGGATACATCTGACTGTCTTTCACGGACAGCGAGCTCCTGCCGCAAgtctgcaaaaataaaaaaagataaaaggaaCTGCTAAGGGCACAAAGAAATTTGTACAACTATGTGGGAAAGTAGATATCTTAAATTGACACAGTTCATCAGTAAGAGGGGAGTTGCGGCAGTCGTATGTTAATGAGGTGAAGCGGTGACTGACAGCTTAGCTCATTAGTAAAATCTAATCAATAATCACCTCTGGCTTCATCCTTTAATCTTTGTACAGAGACCAGAAGCGACTCCTTCTCATCCAGCTCACTTTCCAGGAAGGCATTCCTCTCAATGGCCTGGTTCAGACGCTGCTCGAAGTTCTCCAGAGACACGATAGTAGCTCTGAGAAAGAAACGGAGGAAGCAacattgagagaaaaaaacaaacaaaataatgaatttcacaaaatctaaaaaaaaatgagcatttcattcaacacaaataaaatgtcaaataaaatgggCTTGCCTTCTGTGAGTCCTATCTACTCTTTTGGACTACTCAAGTACTGATAAGTGATCAATATCTCAAGGTTGTGCAAGTGCAGCAttgattttaatcaaatttaagcCAGCAATCAATTGCATTTGAGCCATTTGCTAATTGTAACAAGACTCGCATCTCTGGCAAATTTTCATATAGATTAAATAACGATCACAAAGTGGCTGCactaatgagaaaaataaacacctTTCCATCAGGTCAAGGTGTTGTGTGGATGGTAAATTCAGTGACACACAAATGCTACTCAGggatattttcttatttttatccTAGTGAGTGTTAAGAGCAGAAACAAACCTTTTGGCTCTTTCTAAGTCGTCATTGGACTGTTCAAGCTCTCGGACATATTTGTGGAGCTGCTCCTTGATGCTGCGTGTTTGGCCAAGGTCGTCCTCCAGCATGGAGATCTGCTTGTAGCTCTGAGAATATtgctgctccagcttctcctgaaggGCAAGACAGGACAGGATAATGATCACATTTCATGTAAGACCGAAGCACATTTACCAGCTCCTGATGCACACCATTTAGATCTTATCATCCATTTTTCAGTGCTCCCCgcattttcctcctctccactgTTAGGCACAGGATGTGAAGTGTGACCTATATATCCACCAGCTCTGGGACAATCAGCTCGATAAATACTGCCGGGCCTGTCTGTAAGTCTGACCTATATCTGCTGTTACTATAGTGTCTGAATCAACTGCAGCAGGTCACACGTGGACCAGACAGACCTCTGTTTGCTCCCTCATTCATGAATCTCATTCAGCAAATTCCATTAACACACAATGAAAGTCCagttaaaatatacagtaatttatGCTGTAATGTGCTTTGTATGGTGGTTCTGAGGTGCAAAGCACAACATTGGAGgaaaaacattaatgaaataaaacaaataaacaagtcaacaaaacacaacaccaaATCAGGAAACAGCATTTTACAAAACACTATAGCAtttcaaaaaatgaatgaacaggaGATGATTTTCTTAATGTTTCATATGTAATGTGTCTTTCagaaattttgacattttatgaattttgtGTTCCcccttattttttttgtgtggtttTTCTGACACATTCTGAAATATAGTCTTTTCAAAATTTCATGTTATCTGTTATCTGTAAACATCCCaattttttctgaaatgtcatGTCTGATTACTGAAAAATTATTGTTTTCccaaattatatattttctaaAAATCTTTTCTGAAATGACagtattttctaaaatgtgGTCTTTAcgctgttgtttttaaaaaaaaaaatttattagttctgttaaatgttgtcttttttcaagtgttttggtgt
This sequence is a window from Thunnus albacares chromosome 20, fThuAlb1.1, whole genome shotgun sequence. Protein-coding genes within it:
- the ndel1a gene encoding nuclear distribution protein nudE-like 1-A isoform X1 — its product is METDMIPKFSSKDEEIDFWKALSLKYKTSCQEAQEELLEFQEGSRELEAELEAQLGQAEHRMKDLQSENQRLKNDVETLKEKLEQQYSQSYKQISMLEDDLGQTRSIKEQLHKYVRELEQSNDDLERAKRATIVSLENFEQRLNQAIERNAFLESELDEKESLLVSVQRLKDEARDLRQELAVRERQSDVSRMSAPSSPTQDNEKMDTAVQASLSLPATPLSKGLDNAFANPTVLSNGYSSNSPLTPSARISALNIVSDLLRKVGALESKLAACRNFAKDQKARKAYALENSNILNANTANYSQSLHTSYFDKASRTVNGLETGTLTAITAPPAASSPGLVPLTV
- the ndel1a gene encoding nuclear distribution protein nudE-like 1-A isoform X2 gives rise to the protein METDMIPKFSSKDEEIDFWKALSLKYKTSCQEAQEELLEFQEGSRELEAELEAQLGQAEHRMKDLQSENQRLKNDVETLKEKLEQQYSQSYKQISMLEDDLGQTRSIKEQLHKYVRELEQSNDDLERAKRATIVSLENFEQRLNQAIERNAFLESELDEKESLLVSVQRLKDEARDLRQELAVRERQSDVSRMSAPSSPTQDNEKMDTAVQASLSLPATPLSKGLDNAFANPTVLSNGYSSNSPLTPSARISALNIVSDLLRKVGALESKLAACRNFAKDQKARKAYALENSNILNANTANYSQSLHTSYFDKATEMVTFPALILAAGQ